From Brienomyrus brachyistius isolate T26 chromosome 18, BBRACH_0.4, whole genome shotgun sequence, one genomic window encodes:
- the LOC125712518 gene encoding glucose-induced degradation protein 8-B homolog isoform X2: MSYAEKPKEVTQEEWMEQLHNVQIQRADMNRLIMNYLITEGFKEAAEKFRMESGIVPSVDLDSLDERIKIREMILNGQIREAVAVINGLHPELLDSNRYLYFHLQQQHLIELIRLRETESALEFAQLQLAEQGEESRECLTEMEHTLALLAFDDPQNSPFGDLLNTIRRQKVWSEVNQAVLDYENKESTPRLVKLLKLLLWAQNELDQKKIKYPKMTDLSKGTREEPK, encoded by the exons ATGAGTTATGCGGAAAAGCCGAAGGAAGTCACGCAAGAAGAATGGATGGAGCAACTCCATAACGTACAAATACAGAGAGCTGACATGAACCGGCTAATCATGAATTACTTGATTACAG AAGGGTTCAAGGAAGCTGCGGAGAAGTTCAGGATGGAGTCGGGAATCGTACCCAGCGTGGACCTGGACTCGCTGGATGAGAGAATAAAGATCCGAGAAATGATTCTGAACGGGCAGATTCGGGAGGCTGTTGCAGTGATTAATGGCCTTCACCCGGAGCTCCTAGACAGTAATCGCTATCTGTACTTTCACCTGCAG CAGCAGCACCTCATCGAGCTGATCCGGCTGCGTGAGACAGAGTCTGCGCTAGAGTTTGCGCAGTTGCAGCTGGCAGAGCAGGGCGAGGAGAGCCGCGAGTGCCTGACGGAGATGGAGCACACCCTGGCCCTACTGGCTTTCGATGACCCGCAGAACTCACCCTTCGGGGACCTGCTCAACACGATTCGGCGGCAGAAG GTCTGGAGTGAGGTAAACCAGGCCGTGCTGGATTACGAAAACAAGGAGTCGACACCCAGACTGGTCAAGCTGCTCAAACTGTTACTGTGGGCTCAGAATGAGCTGGACCAGAAGAAGATCAAGTATCCCAAGATGACCGATCTGAGCAAGGGGACAAGAGAGGAACCGAAATGA
- the slc17a9b gene encoding solute carrier family 17 member 9b, which produces MAILQKHGKSCNPDLPDLKDNPPDSFGVAGSQRKWADNNANWPRPIARVWTVVLLLGTCLLYCARVTMPICAVSMAEQFKWSKRESGMVLGSFFWGYCFTQVIGGYVSDRVGGEKVLLLSAAAWGAMTAFTPILAHFCSQPIISMTLSRFLMGLLQGVHYPSLASLCSQKVTESERGFLMSTVGSGSYLGTLVIGAAGSLMLDLYGWESVFYVTGLLSVLWAYCMWKYLLKGEGPIITLESLGSAGTQSKLAKRHWLRLLKQPAVCAVIVTHLCTASTFFTLLSWLPTFFKDTFPDAKGWVFNVIPWFVAIPSSLFSGCLSDHLIGQGFDTAAVRKLMQFFSMGVSSIFTLFLCGTTTFPTAVAFVSATMGLTTFSHSGVSVNVQDLAPSCAGALFGIMNTCGAFTGVVMVYFSGYLIEATGSWASVFALISVVNLLGLSTFLTFAEARRVDIEGTRVKYHNIHI; this is translated from the exons ATGGCAATTTTACAAAAGCATGGCAAGAGCTGCAATCCGGATTTACCCGACCTTAAAGATAATCCCCCGGACAGTTTCGGGGTCGCGGGGTCTCAGAGGAAGTGGGCGGATAACAACGCGAACTGGCCCAG GCCGATAGCACGCGTGTGGACAGTGGTTCTTCTTCTGGGAACATGCCTGCTGTACTGCGCTCGCGTGACCATGCCTATCTGTGCCGTCTCTATGGCGGAGCAGTTCAAGTGGAGCAAGAGGGAGTCCGGCATGGTACTCGGGAGCTTCTTCTGGGGGTACTGCTTCACCCAGGTCATCGGAGGCTACGTCAGCGACAG GGTGGGCGGTGAGAAGGTCCTCCTGTTGTCTGCAGCGGCCTGGGGCGCCATGACAGCCTTCACGCCCATCCTGGCTCACTTCTGCTCCCAGCCCATAATCTCCATGACGCTTTCCCGGTTCCTCATGGGGCTCCTGCAAG GCGTTCACTACCCCTCCTTGGCCAGCCTCTGCTCTCAGAAGGTGACAGAGAGCGAGAGAGGTTTCCTCATGAGCACGGTTGGCAGCGGATCCTACCTTGG GACGCTGGTGATCGGAGCGGCAGGCTCACTGATGCTGGACCTGTATGGCTGGGAGAGCGTTTTCTACGTCACGGGCTTACTGTCTGTGCTCTGGGCTTACTGCATGTGGAAGTACCTGCTGAAAGGGGAAG GTCCGATCATCACACTGGAGTCCTTGGGTAGCGCGGGGACTCAGTCCAAACTGGCCAAGAGGCATTGGCTGCGCTTGTTAAAACAGCCAGCAGTGTG CGCGGTCATCGTCACGCACCTCTGCACTGCCAGCACCTTTTTCACACTGCTGTCCTGGCTGCCAACCTTCTTCAAAGACACCTTTCCTGATGCTAAG GGCTGGGTGTTCAACGTGATCCCGTGGTTCGTGGCCATCCCGTCCTCGCTCTTCAGCGGCTGTCTCTCGGACCACCTCATTGGGCAAG GATTCGACACCGCGGCCGTCAGGAAGCTAATGCAG TTCTTCTCCATGGGTGTGTCCAGCATCTTCACCCTCTTCCTGTGCGGCACCACCACCTTCCCCACGGCCGTGGCCTTCGTCTCGGCCACCATGGGCCTGACCACCTTCAGCCACAG TGGGGTTTCAGTCAACGTCCAAGACCTGGCGCCATCTTGTGCTGGGGCACTTTTCG GCATCATGAACACGTGCGGAGCCTTCACAG GCGTGGTCATGGTGTACTTCTCCGGGTACCTGATAGAGGCCACCGGGTCCTGGGCGTCGGTGTTTGCCCTCATCTCCGTGGTGAACCTCCTGGGCCTGAGCACCTTCCTGACCTTCGCTGAGGCACGGCGGGTCGACATCGAGGGGACCAGGGTCAAGTACCACAACATCCACATCTGA
- the LOC125712518 gene encoding glucose-induced degradation protein 8-B homolog isoform X1, with protein sequence MTVFNTVCTRRRCSKHQGPHLMIFCLADFIMSYAEKPKEVTQEEWMEQLHNVQIQRADMNRLIMNYLITEGFKEAAEKFRMESGIVPSVDLDSLDERIKIREMILNGQIREAVAVINGLHPELLDSNRYLYFHLQQQHLIELIRLRETESALEFAQLQLAEQGEESRECLTEMEHTLALLAFDDPQNSPFGDLLNTIRRQKVWSEVNQAVLDYENKESTPRLVKLLKLLLWAQNELDQKKIKYPKMTDLSKGTREEPK encoded by the exons ATGACAGTTTTCAATACAGTTTGCACTAGGCGGCGCTGCTCGAAACACCAAGGTCCACACTTAATGATATTCTGTCTAGCAGACTTCATAATGAGTTATGCGGAAAAGCCGAAGGAAGTCACGCAAGAAGAATGGATGGAGCAACTCCATAACGTACAAATACAGAGAGCTGACATGAACCGGCTAATCATGAATTACTTGATTACAG AAGGGTTCAAGGAAGCTGCGGAGAAGTTCAGGATGGAGTCGGGAATCGTACCCAGCGTGGACCTGGACTCGCTGGATGAGAGAATAAAGATCCGAGAAATGATTCTGAACGGGCAGATTCGGGAGGCTGTTGCAGTGATTAATGGCCTTCACCCGGAGCTCCTAGACAGTAATCGCTATCTGTACTTTCACCTGCAG CAGCAGCACCTCATCGAGCTGATCCGGCTGCGTGAGACAGAGTCTGCGCTAGAGTTTGCGCAGTTGCAGCTGGCAGAGCAGGGCGAGGAGAGCCGCGAGTGCCTGACGGAGATGGAGCACACCCTGGCCCTACTGGCTTTCGATGACCCGCAGAACTCACCCTTCGGGGACCTGCTCAACACGATTCGGCGGCAGAAG GTCTGGAGTGAGGTAAACCAGGCCGTGCTGGATTACGAAAACAAGGAGTCGACACCCAGACTGGTCAAGCTGCTCAAACTGTTACTGTGGGCTCAGAATGAGCTGGACCAGAAGAAGATCAAGTATCCCAAGATGACCGATCTGAGCAAGGGGACAAGAGAGGAACCGAAATGA